GATTCATTAGAAATATTTTTTCTCCTTATTAAGGGGAAAACGTATAAAAATGCGGGGGAACTGTGTTAAATCAGGAATCTGTAAAGCTCAACAATTTGCTAAACATAGAACAAGTAGCAGATCTATTGGGTATAAAAAAATCTACGGTTTATTCATATACACACTACAAGACCATTCCTTTTGTCAAGATTGGTCGTCTCGTAAAATTTGAAGTTTCCAAGATATTGGAGTGGAAAGATAAGATGCCTTCATGTGACGGCAAACCCCTTTCTGATTGTGGTATAAGAAAATTGAGGAAGGAAAATCAAGGTTTAAATTCACAACAAGTTACTACCTCGAAACCTTGCAAACCACCCTCAGATACCAATATCAGGGAGGTTTTAATGAAAGGTGTTTATAAAATAGTAAATAAATCCGGCGTCAGATATGGCATAGATTATGTTGACTCGGCATCAGGCAAGAGAGTGAAACGGATAGTATCTTTATCCAAAGAAAAAGCAGAGCAAATGTATAGGAAAATACAAGTAGAAATGGATGAGGGGAAATGGCCAGGGACTAAACGTAAAGCGCCACTATTTGAGGATTTTGTGGATACTTATCTTGAATCATGTAAGAATCAAGATAGTAGGACGCATTATGTTGGCAAACTACAATGTCTCAAAAAAGATGCAGCGAAGGCATTTAATGGGATACGGCTAGATCAGATTTCTATTGCCATGATAGAAAGATTTAAAAATCAAAGAGCAAGCGCTGTCAGTAATTCCACGTGCAACAGGGGATTATCTTACCTTCGGCATTTTTTTAATAAAGCAATTGACTATGAGTATATAAAAACTAACCCGTGTTCTAAGGTTAAATTATTTAAAGAACCACCGGGACGCACTAGATACCTTACACGCGAAGAAATAGTTCTATTGCTTGATAACTGTGCCGAAGAAATAAAACCGATAATAATCGTTGCCTTGAACTCCGGCATGAGAAAAGGTGAAATATTTAACTTGAAATGGCAGGACGTAGATTTACAAAATAGATTCATAAGCATTCAGCAGAGCAAATCCAATACGAAACGGATGATTCCTATTAATGATGCTGTATACAAAGTCTTTGATGGCTTGCAGAAAACTAATGATAAAGTATTTAAGGTGCAGAATTTCCGGATATTATTCGAGAGAGCAGTTAATAAAGCCGGGATAAAAGACTTTACTTTTCATGGATGTAGGCATTCGTTCGCAAGTCATATGGCAATGTCAGGAGCGAACTTAACGACTATCAAGGAATTGCTGGGACATGCCTCGATTAAAATGACACTCAGATATGC
The genomic region above belongs to bacterium and contains:
- a CDS encoding tyrosine-type recombinase/integrase, whose product is MLNQESVKLNNLLNIEQVADLLGIKKSTVYSYTHYKTIPFVKIGRLVKFEVSKILEWKDKMPSCDGKPLSDCGIRKLRKENQGLNSQQVTTSKPCKPPSDTNIREVLMKGVYKIVNKSGVRYGIDYVDSASGKRVKRIVSLSKEKAEQMYRKIQVEMDEGKWPGTKRKAPLFEDFVDTYLESCKNQDSRTHYVGKLQCLKKDAAKAFNGIRLDQISIAMIERFKNQRASAVSNSTCNRGLSYLRHFFNKAIDYEYIKTNPCSKVKLFKEPPGRTRYLTREEIVLLLDNCAEEIKPIIIVALNSGMRKGEIFNLKWQDVDLQNRFISIQQSKSNTKRMIPINDAVYKVFDGLQKTNDKVFKVQNFRILFERAVNKAGIKDFTFHGCRHSFASHMAMSGANLTTIKELLGHASIKMTLRYAHLCNGYLGDAVKKLQITP